Genomic window (Pseudomonas azadiae):
CAGGAGGGTTGGCTGATACTGTACAAAAAACCAGTATCGGTAGCCCGCCATGCAGTTGATCGAAAAACTCAGCATCCTCGCCGACGCCGCCAAGTACGACGCCTCGTGCGCCAGCAGTGGCGCGCCCAAGCGCAGCTCCGAGGGCAAGGCGGGGCTGGGTTCCACCGATGGCATGGGCATCTGCCACAGCTACACGCCGGACGGGCGCTGCGTGTCGTTGCTCAAGGTGCTGCTCACCAACTTCTGTCTGTACGACTGCCAATACTGCGTCAACCGCCGTTCCAGCGACGTGCCCCGCGCGCGTTTCAGCCCGGAGGAGGTGGTTACCCTGACCCTGGATTTCTACCGGCGCAATTGCGTCAGCGGGCTGTTTCTCAGCTCCGGCATCATCCGTTCGTCCGACTACACCATGGAGCAGTTGGTGCGGGTCGCCAAACTGTTGCGCGAAGAACATGACTTTCGCGGTTACATCCACCTCAAGACCATTCCCGACGCGGACCCGGCGCTGATCGCCGAAGCCGGGCGTTATGCCGACCGCCTGAGCGTGAACATCGAACTGCCCACCGAGGCCAGCCTGCAGACCCTGGCGCCGGAAAAACAGATCGTCTCGATCAAGCAGGCCATGCAGACCATCTACACCGGCGAGCAAACCGTGCTCAACGAACCCCGCGCGCCGCGTTTCGCGCCGGCCGGGCAGAGCACGCAGATGATCGTCGGCGCCGACGACACCGACGACAGCACCATCCTCCATGGTGCCGAGGCGTTGTACGGCAACTTCAAGCTGCGTCGCGTGTATTACTCGGCGTTCAGTCCCATCCCCAACAGTCCGAAGAGCGTTCCCCTGGCGGCACCGCCGCTGATGCGCGAGCACCGCTTGTACCAGGCCGACTTCCTGTTGCGCAGCTACGGCTTCAGTGCCAACGAACTGTTCAAAGGCCCCGGCCACCTGGCCCTGGATATCGACCCCAAGTTGGCCTGGGCCCTGGAACACCGGGAGGTGTTCCCCCTGGACCTGAACCGCGCCGAGGCGACCTTGATCGCACGCATTCCGGGCATTGGCCTGCGCACCACCCAGCGCCTGGTGGACCTGCGCCGTGAACGCAAGATCCGTTTCGAAGACCTGGCACGCATGCGTTGCGTACTGGCCAAGGCCAAGCCGTTCTTCATCACCAGTGACTACCACCCGCAACAGGCCGAAAGCACCAGCGTATTGCTGCGCGAGCAGCTGCGCGACCGCCCGGCGCCGCAGCAGATGGGGTTGTGGGGATGATCAGCCTGGAATGCGCCAACCTGTTCAGCACCTGGCGCGAGCAGGCGCGCTGGTTGCTCAGTCATCAGGTCGACCCCAGCCAGGTGAGCTGGGGTGAAGCTGAAGTGGCCGATCTGTTTGCCACCGACCAGCCCGTTCCGCAAGGGCTGGGGCCGTTCCAGACGCGGGTGCCCAAGGCCTTGCTGGAACTGCTGGAATCGGCCGCCTGTTACCACGGCGACCAGCGCTGGAGCCTGTTGTATGAAGTGCTGTGGCGCGTCAGCCATGGCGACCGCACGGCGATGCTGGCGGGCGACAAGCTGGGCAGTGAGTTGCAACGGCGGATCAAGCAGGTCAGTCGTGAAGCGCACCACCTGCATGCGTTTGTGCGCTTTATCGCCCTCCCTGCGGATGCGGGCCCCGAGTTGCCGGAATACGTGGCTTGGCACGAACCGGCGCACGACATCCTGAAATCCGCCAGCCAGCATTTTGTCGGGCGCATGGGGCGTCATCGCTGGATGATCGCCACGCCGCTGGACGGGGTGTATTACGACGGAGAGCAGCTTATCCACCAACGCGCGTGCCCCGAGGCATGGCGGCAACTGGCGCAGAATGTCGAGGACCCACACAGTGCGATGTGGCTGACCTATTACAGCCACATCTTCAACCCGGCGCGGTTGAACCCCAAGGTGATGGAGGGACACCTGCCGAGCCGCTTCTGGAAGAACCTGCCGGAGGGCAAGTTGATCCCGGGCTTGATCAGTGAAGCGCGCACGGGGAAGCAGAAGGACGGCCAGGCAAAACTGATTGGCGCCCGGCCCGGAAAGAAAATCCCAAGCCCCTTGTAGTGAGCGGGCTTGTCCCGCGCTGGGTGGCGAAGCCGCCCCAACAAAGACACCTCCAGATTCCAGTTAAACCGAATCGCCTGGTTTGGGGCGGCTCCGCCACCCAGCGCGGGACAAGCCCGCTCACTACACAAGGCAATCAGGGTAAGTCAGCGCCGCCAACCGCCACCCAAGGCAGTCACCAACCCCACGCTGGCCTGCAACTGGCGCGTCTGCACAGCCTGCAATGTCCGCTGTGCCTGCAGCGCCGCTGTCTGCGCGGTCACCACATCCAGGTAACTCACCGCGCCGGCTTGATAGCTGTTCATCGCCAGTGACTGCGTGTGCTGCGCGGCATCCGCCGCCGCCTGTTCATCCTGCGCTTGCTGCTGCAAGTCCCGCAGTTGCGCCAGGTTGTCTTCCACCTCGCGCACCGCTTTGAGTACCTGGCTACGGTAGTGCGCCGAGGCTTCTTCAAACTCGGCGTGGGCTTGGCGTTCATTGGCGCTCAGCCGGCCGCCATTAAAGACCGGCATGTTGACCAGCGGCCCCAGCGCCCAGTAGCGATTGCTCGCCGACAACAGGTTGCCGACACCTTGCGTCTGCCCGCCGATCAGCCCGGTCAGGCTGAAATCCGGATACCACGCCGCCTTGGCCACGCCGATATTGGCATTGGCGGCAAACACCCGCCGCTCCGCCGCCGCGATGTCCGGGCGTCGTTGCAGCAGGTGGCTTGGCAATTGCGCAGGAATTCCCGGCAGGTGCATCAACCCTTGGCTCGGCGGCAATGTGAAATCACTGGCGGCCACCCCCACCAGTTCGCCAATGGCATGTTCGGTCAGGTTGCGCTGGCCGCGAACCTCATCCCATTGCGCCTTGGCCTGGGCCCATTGGTTTTGCGCACGGGTGAGGTCCAGCTCCGAAGCAATCTGGCCCTCATAGCGGCTGCGGGTCAGTTGCAGCGCCTGGCTGAAATCCTCCAACGAAGTGTTGAGGATCTGCGCCTGTGCGTCCAGACCATTGAGCTGCACATACAAGGTTGCCAACTGATGCTGCAGGCTCAAGCGCGCAGCGGCCAAGTCATCGCCAGACGCTTGCGCCTGGGCGTCGCCGGCGGCCACCTGGTTGCGGACTTTGCCCCACAGGTCGAGGTCGTAGCTCAGCGAAAAACCTGCTGTGTCGCTGTTGTACACGGACGGTTGCGTATTCCCACGCAGTGGCCGTGAGTCCGATTGCCGCTGGCGCAAGGGCTGCGCGCTGGCGGTGATCTGCGGGAACAACCCGGCCCGCAATTGGCTGGCGTACGCCTGGGACGCATCGAAATGCGCCAGTGCCGCTGCGAGGTCCGGGTTGGCCTTGAGCAGACGCTGCTGCAGGTCGTCCAGGCGCGGGTCGTTGTAGAGTTTCCACCATTCGGGCGCCCGTTCGTCGCACGGTTGTGCGCTGTGCCAAGGGCCGTCTTCGGTCTGTTCGCGGTAGTGGGTTGGCAGGTCCACCGTCGGCGCCTTGTAAGCGGGCGCCAGTGAGCAGCCTTGCAACGCCAGCAGCATCAAGGCTGCGATGGGTTTAAGCCGCGGGCGCATGCGTGCCTCCCGAGGCTTTGGCCAGTTGCACAGGGTCACCTTCACGCAGGGCGTCCGGCGGGTTGTCGACCACGCGGTCGGTGGGCTTCAGGCCCTGGTCAACCACCAGGCGTTCGCCCAGGTCCAGACCGATGTGGATGCCTTGCAGGTGCACATGGTTCTGCGCGTCCAGCAGCGCCACTTGGGTGCCTTGGGCGCGGAAGATCAACGCGCTGGCCGGGATGCTTACGCCATGGGTGTCCGCTGGAATCGGCAAGGTGGCTTCGGCGTAATCGCCGGGCAGCAACCGGCCGTCGGGGTTGTCTGCCACGAATTGCGCGAGCAGGGTGCCGGAGCGTCGGTCGATGGCGGTGGAGTCGCCGATCAGGCGGGCCTTGAAGTGTTCGCCGGGGTGTTCGGGCACGGTCAGCTCGGCTTCAAGGCCGGGCCGGATGACCGCCGCATAGTTCTGCGGCACCGGTACATACAGGCGTAATTGGTGGGTGTCGGCCAGGTCGAACAGCTCTGGATCGCTGTCGCTGTCGGCCTTGATCAACTGGCCGATATCGGTGTTGCGCGCGGTGATGGTGCCGGCAAACGGCGCGCGCAGGGTCTTGTAGCTTTCCAGTGCGGTGAGCCTGGCGTAGTCGGCAGCGGCGGCTTCGGCGTTGGCCTTGGCAGCGGCAGCATTGGAGGTTTTTTCGTCGGCCTCCTGGCGCGACACCGAGTGACTGGCGAGCAGGTGCTGCCAGCGCGTGGCGGTGGTTTCGGCCAGGCGTGCGTTGGCCTGCTCCTGTACCAGGCGGGCATGGGTCTGGGCCAGTTGCTGGTCGAGGTCGGGGCTGTCGATCTCGGCCAGAATCTGCCCGGCCTTGACCTGGCTGCCGATGTCGGCCTTCCAGTCCTTCAGATAGCCACTGACCCTGGCGTGGATCGGCGCCTTGCTCCAGGCTTCCAGGTGCGCAGGCAAGCGCAGGGTATCGCTGGCGACGTTCTGTTGCGGTTCAAACACCATGACTTGCGCGACGGCGGCGGTTTCGGTCCAGGCGCTGACCGATTGTTCGTGCAGCGTGCGGGCGTGCAGGCCGTTGGCGACCAGCAGGGCGGCCAGGGTCAGGCCGCCCGCACCCATGAGCATCAGACGTTTGCGCGAGGGTTTGTGATCAGACGACATGGGGTGTTTCTCCAGCAGTTGCGCGAGTAGGGTGACGACCGTGGACCAGACTGAAAACCACGGGAACAAACAACAAGGTGGCGAGGGTGGCGAAGATCAAACCACCGATCACAGCGCGTCCGAGGGGGGCGTTCTGCTCCTCGGAGATCGCCAGGGGCAGCATGCCGATGATCATCGCCAGGGCGGTCATGCACACCGGACGAAAGCGTGTGTAGCCGGCTTCCAGCGCGGCCTTCAACGCATCGCCATGTTCGGCCAGGCGTTCGCGGCAGAAGCTCACCACCAGGATCGAGTTGGCAGTGGCCACGCCCATGCACAGAATGGCCCCGGTCAGCGCCGGTACCGACAACGAGGTGCCGCTGAGGAACAGCATCCACACGATTCCCGCCAGCGCCGCCGGTAGCGCGGTGATGATCACAAACGGGTCGGCCCAGGATTGGAAATTGACCACGATCAGCAGGTAGATGAGCACCACCGCACCGAGCAGGCCCAGGCTCAACCCACTGAACGCTTCATGCAACGCATCGATCTGCCCGTGCAGGCTGATCACCGCACCCTTGGGGCGCAGCGACGCGGTGTCATCCAGTATTTTTTGCACATCGCGCGCCACGCCGCCGAGGTCGCGGCCTTGCACGTTGGCGTACAGGTCCAGGGTCGGTTCGATGTTGTAGTGGGTCACCACCGCCGGGCTTTGCACGCGGGAAATGGTGGCCACGCCGCCAAGGATCTGCGATCGGCCGTCGGAGCCGGTCACCGGCAGGGCTTCCAGCGACGGCAGGCTGTCGAGGCGATATTGCGGGGTCGCGGCGACGATGGAGTAAGACACGCCGTTGGCCGGGTTGAGCCAGAAGGTCGGCGCGGTCTGCGAGCTGCCGGCGAGTGAGGCGACCATGCTATTGGTCACGTCGCGCTCGGTGATGCCCAGGCCATTGGCGCGCATGCGATCGACGTTGACCTGTAACGAAGGGTAGCCCGTGGACTGCTGGATACGCAGATCGGCGATGCCCGGAACGTGCTGCAAGCGGCGTTCGAGTTCCACCGCATAGGCGCGGTTCTCTTCATCGCTGCGCCCGGAGATTTTCACATCCAGCGGGGCGGGGGCGCCGAAGTTGAGGATCTGGCTGCTGATGTCGGCGGGCAGGAACGCAAAGTGGCTGCCGGGGAAGCTTTGCGGCAGGGCTTCACGCAGTTTTTTCACGTAGTCGGCGGTGGGCGCGTGGTGCTTTTTAAGGCTGATCTGAATATCGCCATCCTGCGGACCGATGGTGCCGCTGCTGCTGTAGGCCATGTCGATGCCGCTGAGAGGAATGCCGATATTGTCGACGATGGTGTCCAGTTGGTCGGCCGGGATCACTTCGCGGATCCGCGCTTCGATACGATCAAAAGCGGCGGCGCTTTCCTCGATGCGCGTGCCCAGTGGCAAACGCACATGCAGGGCGAGGGCGCCGGCGTCGGTGGCCGGGAAAAAATCCTGGCCCAGGCTTGGCAGCAGCAGGAATGAGGCGAGTACGCAGGCAAGAAATCCGAGGATAAAACGCCTGCGATTACCCAGCGCCAAGGTCAGCAGGCCGTGATAGGTATCGCGGATATTCGAGAAATGGCGTTCGAAACCCTGCTGGAAACTCAACAGCGATTGCAGTGCGGCGTTGCGCGGTTTCTGGTGCTGTTCACCTTCGTGATGATTGATGAATTGATCTTCCGGGTGATGCCCGGCGCCCTGCTCCGGCGTATGCGGCTTAAGCAGGAACATCGCCAGTGTCGGTACCAGCGTACGCGACAGGACAAAGGAACTGGCCATGGCAAAGATCACCGCCAGGGCCATGGGACGGAACAGGTAACCGGCGATGCCTTGCAGCAGAAACATCGGCACGAACACGATGCAGATGCACAACAACGAGATGAACGCCGGGCCGACAATTTGCGCGGCGCCGTCGAGGATCGCGGTCTTCACCGCCTTGCCTTGTTCCAGATGCCAGTTGATGTTCTCGATGGTCACCGTGGCATCGTCCACCAGGATCCCCACGGCCAAGGCCAGCCCGCCGAGGGTCATCACGTTGAGGGTTTGTCCGGACACCGCCAGCAGCGCGATGGCCGCGAGCACGGCCAGGGGGATCGACGCGGCGATGATCAGTGTTGAACGCCAACTGCCCAGGAACAGCAGGATCATCGCACTGGTCAGCAGCGCGGCAATGATGCCTTCCTGGGCCACGCTGCCCACCGATTGCTTGACGAACACCGAGGCATCCCCCAGCAGCGAAGTCTTCAGCGACGGTGGCAGGGTTTCGTTGATGCGCGGCAACATCTGACGGATGCCGTCGATAATCGACAGGGTGGAAATGCTGCCGTTTTTCAGCGCCGGCATCAGCACCGCGCGGTGGCCGTCGACACGCACGATGTTGGTCTGCGGCGGCGAGCCGTCGCGCACGTGGGCGACTTGGCCGATGGTAATCAGCGCACCGTCGACGGTCTTGATCGGCAGGTCGTTGAGTTCACCGATGGCCTTGGGGCTGTTATTGAGCAGCACCGTGTATTCGTTGCGCCCAAGTTTGGCGGTGCCCACCGGAATGATCTGGTTCTGCAGGGCCAGGGCGTTGCCCACATCCTGCGCCGACAGGCCTTTGGCTGCCAATGCCTGCGGGTCGAGGTCGAGGGTGATCTGGCGTTGCTTGCCGCCCATGGGGGTCGGCATGGCCAGGCCGGGCAGGGCGCTCAATGGCAGGCGGATGTTGTTCTGCACCAGGTCGCGGATCCTGGCTTCCGACAGGCTCGGGCTGGAGAATGCCATCTGCAGGATCGGCACCGTGGAAGCGCTGTAATTTAGGATCAGCGGCGGCGTGATGCCCGGCGGCATCTGCTTGAGCACGGTTTGTGAAACCGCCGTGACTTGGGCGTTGGCGGTGCGGATATCCACGCCGGGCTGGAAGAAAATCTTGACGATGCCCATGCCGGGCAAGGATTGCGATTCGATATGTTCGATGTCGTTGACGGTGGTGCTCAGGGAGCGTTCATAGGTGTATATCACCCGACCAGCCATGGCGTCCGGCGACAGGCCGTTGTACTGCCACACCACGGCGACGACGGGGATGCCGATATCCGGGAATACGTCAGTGGGGGTGCGCAGGGCCGCCATCGGCCCGATGATGCAGATGAATATGGCCAACACGATAAACGTGTACGGCTTGTGCAGTGCGGTCTTTACCAGTCCGAGCATGCGTGAACTTCCTTGGTGCAGGATTGCAAACCCCGGCAGTCTTGCGCGACCCACCTAACACGCACCTTTCAGCCAGGTGAAGGAACATTTAGGCGGGGGCTGAAGATCCTTTCACAGGGATTCATTTGTCCTGCACCGGTTCGCTCCCCAAGCTGGCAGCCCATCGGACACATCGTCTTTTTTGGAGCCTTGCCATGTCACTTAAACCCTTGTTGCTGATTCCCGCCCTTGGTGCCGTGCTGCTGCTATCGGCGTGCGCCGGCCCCATTCCCAAGGCAGACCCGAGCCAAGCGTGGATTGGTTTGAAGGAAGAAGCCCCGAACGATCTGATGGCTGAGCGCGTAGACGGCAAGCGTGTCGATGACGGACGCTTTTTCGAGGTGACGCCGGGGGACCATCGCTTGGATGTGACGTTATTCGAGGAGGAGCCAGGTGACGACAACCAGCAGGACTGCCAGGGTCGGGTCGAGTACAAACATTTCAAGGCGGGCGAACATTACACCCTGGTGGAGTCGAGCTTGGGCACCACCGTGCGTGCGTCCCTGGAGGATGGCCACGGCAAGGAAGTCGCGGCCACCCAGGACTTCAATTGCATGCCCGGCTAGGCGTGATGCACCGCCGCCTTGTGGGGCTTGGCGGGCGAAGCGGGTTTGACGTGGGGGTGGTGGTGCCGGCGGGTAATACGCAGCACCCCCCACAACATGGCGCCGGCAACCGACAGCCAACCACAGACCAACAGGAAAATCGTTGTTGCAAGGCTCATTCGGGCCTCCTTTCGCCCCGCAGGGGGCACACACAGTCTTCTCAATGGACAGTCTAGCCAACCGGCGGTTGCCTGCTATTGACCAATGGTCGTGTCGGTCCAACTTCTTTGCTCTATCCGCGCCCTTTAGTAAGCCTGCAGGCTATACCCGCGTGGCGTGGCGTCCTATGATCAGGGCCCTTACCGGCAGTTGATCAAGCGAGTAGAAAATTGCGGTTACGGTCAAACCTTAAAATATCCGTATTGCTGGCCTGCGCCTTGGGGCTTGCCGCCTGTTCCGCCACCCCGTCGAAGCTGGCAGGCTTGCCCGAGCGTGTCGAACTCAACGGCGTGCCGACTTTTCGCGGCGAGGCGTATCAGGGCGGGCCTGCGTCTTTAGCCAGCATGCTGTCGCAACAAGGCATTGTCATGACACCGGGGTTGCTGGATAAACCGCTGCATTTGCCGGGCGCCGAAGCCGACCTTGAGCGCAACATGCAAGTACTGGCGCGCGAGTACGGGCTGATGGTGTATCCGCTGGATGCCGAGCTGACAGCGGTACTGGCGCAAGTGGCGGCGGGATACCCGGTGATGGCGCGGATCGGCGGCGGGTTGTGGTCTGATGCGCGCTACGTGGTCGTGGTGGGGTTCAATCAGCAGAAAAGCACCGTGCTGCTGCGCTCGGGCATGGACCGGCGCCTGCTGATGAGCTTCAGCGACTTCGAGCCCAAATGGAAAAGCGCCGGGAGCTGGGCGATCCTCACTCAGCGCCCAAGCCAGTTGCCGGCCAATGTGGATGCGCAACGCTGGCGTGATTCGGCTAATGCCACTGCCCAGGCGGGGCAGGAGCGCGCGGCGGCGCAGGCACTCAAGGTGTTGGAAGAGCGCAAATAAATGCTGAAACAACGCTGATCCAATGTGAGGGCTTGCCCGCGATGCAGGCACCGAGGTGTTTCAGTGACACCTCGGTGATGCTATCGCAGGCAAGCCAGCTCCCGCACAAGCTCGCTCCCACATAATGTTGCGTGTTTAGCGACGAACTTCTGCAGCGTTAGCGCGGTTCTTCAGGTTTTTGTCGGCCTTGTAGCGCAACGCCACATCCGGTACCGAACCGCTCTTGCCGGTTTCAACCCAATTGCGGATACGGCTGGCATCGGCAAAGTGGGTGAACTTGCCGAAGGCATCCAGGATCACCAACGACACCGGGCGGTTGCCCATGCTGGTCACCAGCACCAGGCAGTGGCCGGCCTGGTTGGTGAAACCGGTCTTGGTCAGCTTGATGTCCCAGTTGGCGCGGTTGATCAGGTGGTCGGTGTTGGAGAAGCCCAGGGTGTAGTTGGGCTTGCGGAACGACACGGTCTTTTCCTTGGTGGTGCTCAGTTGGCTGAGCAACGGGTAGTGACGCGCGGCGGCCAACAGTTTGCTCAGGTCGCGGGCGGTGGACACGTTGTGGATCGACAGGCCGGTGGGCTCGACATAGTGGGTGCTGGTCATGCCCAGCGCCTTGGCCTTGGCGTTCATCGCCGCGATAAAAGCCGCGTAGCCGCCTGGGTAGTGATGCGCCAGGCTCGCGGCGGCGCGATTTTCCGAAGACATCAGGGCGATCAGCAGCATTTCCTTGCGCGGCATCTGGCTGCCGATCTTCACGCGCGAGAACACCCCCTTCATCTCCGGCGTGTCGCTGATGTTGATATCGATATATTCGTCCATATTCTGCTTGGCCTCGAGCACGATGAGGCCGGTCATCAATTTGCTCACCGAAGCGATGGGCACCACCACGTCGGGGTTGCTGGCATAGATGACCTTGTTGGTCTGCAGATCCACCAGCATGGCGCTGCCGGAAGCGATTTGCAGTTTGGAGGTGTCACGCGGGGCCTGGGTGGTTTCGGCGGCGTGCGCAAAGGTGCCTGTGACAACAAAAAACAGGCTGACGAGAGAAAGACGAATTTTCACGCGGATGAACTCGCTAAAAGTAATGAAATGCCGTTCGGGAACGGTTTTTTGATAAATGCCGTTACATTTTAGGAGTATGGATCAGCAACTGTCGAATGTTCTTCTGGAACCCGATGAAAGTGCCTAAAAACTAAGAAAAAACAGTTTTATTGCACGCAATAAAAAGCCCTGCGATAACGCAAGGCTTTTTCAGCACGCCTGGTTATTACTCGTGCAAGGTTTCTGCCGCGTACAAGGTGTTTTCCAGCAGGCAGGCACGTGTCATCGGGCCGACACCGCCTGGCACGGGAGTGATCCAGCCGGCGCGGGGCAGGGCGGTGTCGTACACCACGTCGCCCACCAGCTTGCCGTCGTCCTGGCGGTTGATCCCGACGTCGATGACGATGGCGCCTTCCTTGATCCACTCACCCTTGACCAGGCCCGGCTTGCCGGCGGCGACCACAACCAAATCAGCGCGGCCGACGTGGCCGGCAAGGTCCTTGGTGAAGCGGTGGGTCACGGTCACGGTGCAGCCGGCCAGCAGCAGTTCCATCGCCATCGGGCGACCGACGATATTGGATGCGCCGACCACCACGGCATCGAGGCCATACAAATCGACGCCGGTGCTTTCCAGCAGGGTCATGATGCCTTTGGGGGTGCACGGGCGCAGCAGCGGGATACGCTGGGCCAGGCGGCCGACGTTATAAGGGTGGAAACCGTCGACGTCCTTGTCCGGGCGAATACGCTCCAGCAGTTTGGAGGCGTCCAGGTGCTCGGGCAATGGCAGTTGCAGCAGGATGCCGTCGATCTTCGGGTCGTCGTTGAGGCCGTCGATCAGGTCGGTAAGCGCCTGCTGGGTGGTCTCGGCAGGCAAGTCGTAGGCCTTGGAAATAAAGCCGACCTCTTCACAGTCTTTACGCTTGTGCGAGACATAAACCTGAGAGGCAGGATCGCTGCCGACCAGGATCACCGCGAGGCCAGGCGTGCGCAGGCCTTGCCGGCTGCGCTCGGTGACTCGTTTGGCGATCTGCTGGCGCAGGCTGGCGGCGATTGATTTGCCGTCGATAAGTTGTGCAGTCATTACGCGTGATTAACCATCGAGAGGGGGAAGAAAAGTGCGCGCATTCTCGCATGCCAGGACGTGAGGGCAAAGGCGCTTGGTCCGCAAATTGCCCTAACCCCTTAAATAAAATCAGTTTTTTTTAAAAAAGATTTGACGGGTTTCGAGGGCGTCTATACTATTCGTCGCACTTGTCGGGCACAGCCTAGCACTGGTTGAGAAGGTCAAGCAGAATAGAGTGTTGTTCTGCAAGGCTGGAAGCACTTAGTTTGTAATCCTCCAAGAGTACAGATTAATAAGGCGCCCGTAGCTCAGCTGGATAGAGCATCCGCCTTCTAAGCGGATGGTCGCAGGTTCGAGTCCTGCCGGGTGCGCCATTAGGCAGCTTTGGCACAAGTAGCGTTAGATGGTGGGCGTAGCTCAGTTGGTAGAGCACGGGATTGTGACTCCCGTTGTCGAGGGTTCGATCCCCTTCGTCCACCCCATATTTGAAAGGCGCCAGATTAACCGTCTGGCGCCTTTGCTTTAAGAGCTTCAAGCGCGGATGTGGTGGAATTGGTAGACACACTGGATTTAGGTTCCAGCGCCGCGAGGCGTAAGAGTTCGAGTCTCTTCATCCGCACCAAATAAAGCCGGGTTCTGTTGAAAGACGGAGCAGGGCTCGACAAAGAAGTGGTTTGGTTTCTTTGTTAACGCAATATGGTGGGCGTAGCTCAGTTGGTAGAGCACGGGATTGTGACTCCCGTTGTCGAGGGTTCGATCCCCTTCGTCCACCCCATATTCGAAAGGCGCCAGATTTAACAGTCTGGCGCCTTTTTTGGTTTCAGTGGTTCGAATATTCAGCGGCTGCAGTGATTGCGTCGCAACGGCAGGGCGCTTCGTCGTATTTATGTGTCTCGATGATGCCGCGCTGCCTGCCGGCCCTTTTGAGGGTTGGCCGCCAGGGCGCCGGATGACGGCTTCTTTCTATATATAGAAGAGCGGCGCAGAGCCCTGGCGTACCTGGCTGTATTTGTCACCGGG
Coding sequences:
- the folD gene encoding bifunctional methylenetetrahydrofolate dehydrogenase/methenyltetrahydrofolate cyclohydrolase FolD, producing MTAQLIDGKSIAASLRQQIAKRVTERSRQGLRTPGLAVILVGSDPASQVYVSHKRKDCEEVGFISKAYDLPAETTQQALTDLIDGLNDDPKIDGILLQLPLPEHLDASKLLERIRPDKDVDGFHPYNVGRLAQRIPLLRPCTPKGIMTLLESTGVDLYGLDAVVVGASNIVGRPMAMELLLAGCTVTVTHRFTKDLAGHVGRADLVVVAAGKPGLVKGEWIKEGAIVIDVGINRQDDGKLVGDVVYDTALPRAGWITPVPGGVGPMTRACLLENTLYAAETLHE
- the pbpG gene encoding D-alanyl-D-alanine endopeptidase; translated protein: MKIRLSLVSLFFVVTGTFAHAAETTQAPRDTSKLQIASGSAMLVDLQTNKVIYASNPDVVVPIASVSKLMTGLIVLEAKQNMDEYIDINISDTPEMKGVFSRVKIGSQMPRKEMLLIALMSSENRAAASLAHHYPGGYAAFIAAMNAKAKALGMTSTHYVEPTGLSIHNVSTARDLSKLLAAARHYPLLSQLSTTKEKTVSFRKPNYTLGFSNTDHLINRANWDIKLTKTGFTNQAGHCLVLVTSMGNRPVSLVILDAFGKFTHFADASRIRNWVETGKSGSVPDVALRYKADKNLKNRANAAEVRR
- a CDS encoding peptidase C39 family protein → MRLRSNLKISVLLACALGLAACSATPSKLAGLPERVELNGVPTFRGEAYQGGPASLASMLSQQGIVMTPGLLDKPLHLPGAEADLERNMQVLAREYGLMVYPLDAELTAVLAQVAAGYPVMARIGGGLWSDARYVVVVGFNQQKSTVLLRSGMDRRLLMSFSDFEPKWKSAGSWAILTQRPSQLPANVDAQRWRDSANATAQAGQERAAAQALKVLEERK